TTCTGCTGCTCCTTTTACAAGAATTATTTTTTTTGTATCAAGCTCAACTTGAGCTGCAGAAAATTTTCTTTCAGGGTTAAAATTCACCTGAACAAGGAGTTTGGGGATATGGTCAGAATAAATAGCTTTATTTTTATCAGCCCCAATAAACTGAAGCAATGCTCTTTCTGTTAAGTTTCCGCCTATTAACCTATCTGTTTCTTTTTCTGCGTGGGGGTTTATAACGCAAAGACCGTTTTCCCTAAGATTGAGATCAAGGGGTTTTTTTAGAACTTCTGGTATTTCATTGAAATTTGAATATTGAATAAGGTTTGATTTTTTGTTTCCATCTATAACCATAAAGTTTACAGCTTCAAGTTTGCCTTTTGTAATTGTTCCGGTTTTATCACAAAAAAGAAGATTAAGACTGCCTGTAGTTTCTATACCTAATAATTGTCTAACAAGAACATTTGAGTTTAAAAGCTTTCTCATATTTTGAGATAGCACTATGGCTATCATCATGGGCAAACCTTCTGGAACAGCAACTACAATTATGATTACGGCAAGAATTGCAGCTGTTGAAATATCATAAGCAAATTGTTTCCAGTTTGAAATATATTGTAAAATCAAGTCTGTCTGGAAATTATTATCCATAAATACAACTTTGAACATAAAAGCAACTACTATAAAGGAAGCTCCGATATATCCAAACATAGCAATATCATCAGCAAGTTTTCCGAGTTTTACTCTAAGAGGGCCCTTTCTATCTTCAGGTGTAAGCTCTTTAGCGAGCATTCCAAAATGAGTTTTATCTCCAACAAGATCTACTTTAATGACAGCTTCTCCGTCTTCAACAGTTGTTCCCCTTAATACTCTGTTTGGATGTGAAGGATCATGGGGATCCGCATCAGAATCACCTGCTTCTTTTTTTACAGCCTTTGGCTCACCAGTAAACATGGCCTGATTTACTTTAATTTCTCCAGCAATAAGTTTTCCATCAGCACAAATTTTATCGCCAGGTTGAAGCAAAACAAGATCATCTACTACTACATCATCAATGCCTAAGCGAATTACTCCATCGCCTCTAAAAACATTGACATGAATTTTTGATGCTTCTTCTTGGAGTTTTTGAAATGTTTGCTCATTTTTGTGTTCAGAAGCGGTAGCAACAAAAGTTGCAAGCACAACAGCACTAGCGATACCTACGCCTTCATACCATTCAGCATAACCAAATACAGCCAGAACAGTAACTATACCAAGAGCTATAACTAATATTAAAATCATTGGGTCTTTAAAATTATCAATCAGTTTTTCCCAAAAAGTTTCAACATCTTGACTCGTAATGGTATTACTTCCATGTTCCTTTCTTGATTTTTCAACTTCGCTTGGACCAAGCCCTTTAAAATTATATTCCATTAATTCCCTCCTAAAAGTTTAAATTTTTTGCCAATATAAATGATTAATCTTTAATTTATATAAATATTTTAATAATCAATAAGCCTCCTTTCCAAATTCTAATTAATTTATGATTGCATAAAAAAATTTTTTTAGATTACAATTTTGATTTTTGGATTATTCTGAAAGCAAGTTAATCTGGATTAATTCCCATTGATTTAAGTTTTTCAATAAGTGTTCTTTCTCTTTGAAGAGCCTCTTGTTCTTTGGCTTTAGCCTCTTGCTCTCTTATTAAGGCTAGTTTTCTTTCTTGCTCAATAGCTTCTTTTTCTTGCTCAATAGCTTCTTTTTCTTGCTCAATAGCTTCTTTTTCTTGCTCAATAGCTTCTTTTTCTTGCTCAATAGCTTCTTTTTTTTGCTCAATAGCTTCTTTTTCGAGTTTCAGTCTTGCCATGTCTCGCCTTAATTTTTCCATGTCTTCTTCTATAGTTTTTTGAACTCGAAGATAATTCATCCGGCTTTGATATAAAAAATATTCCTTTTCTTTTTCTGAGAAACGCTTTAATGTTTCCATCGCTTGCCTCATTTCTTCTGTATTCATAAAGTTTGGAGGATTTTCATAATCAATATTTTTTGCATCTTTAAAAAATAACATCCAACGTTCCATTTCGTTAGCTATCACAGATTTATTGAATTTTTTCAGGTCCAATATATGTATGGAACAATCTTCATTTAGAAAAACGTTATTCGCTGCATCTAATAATCTAAAATGATAATAAAATCCTTCTTTTTCTGGAAATAAATCCTCTGTCATTAACCAAATAGTTATAACTGGTTTAAGTTGACTATAAGATTGTCCTTCTTTAAGTTGCGATGAGTATATATCACTCCAGCCATAAACTATTCTTGATTTCAATCCTGAATGAATTGAAAGTTGAATTTCAATTTGAAAAGTTCTCCCTACATGATCACATGCTTTCACATCAACAATCGAAAGCTTATCAGAAAGAAATTCTTTTTCATTATAAGGATTAAGTATTGTGACCTTTACGATTTCCTCATTTTTTTTAGGTTTCATAACAGCATTTAAGAAATGAATTAATAAATTTTTATTGACTTCATCTCCAAGTAAAGCTTTAAATACACAGTCAATTGTAGGATCAATATTGTGTTTCATTTTATCGGCTTTTCCATAAATAAATTTTTTTATTTCAATTCATAATGTATTGAAATCTGAATGTCAACTTTGATTTGTTCATGTCTATTCTATATGATTAATTTAAAAAATACTAATGAGCTTAAAACTATCCCACGAATAAGTCAATATACGCTGAGTATAGCGGTAGTTTTTTTTTTAATAACAACTGGACTCATAGTAATATTAATTATTTATTGGGACAATTTTCTTGAACCTCAGTTAATAAACAAAGCAAAATTAACATTAAACGCTATAGCACAATCTCAAATTCGTCCGATATGTGATGCCATTGAAAATTATGAAGATACACCGCAAACGATAAAAAAAATTGAAAACATTGTAAATATAATATTTCTTTTAAAAGAAGCCGACTCAAATATCCCATTTGTAGAAGGTATTAGGATAGAAGTTGATTAT
This genomic interval from Desulfobacterales bacterium contains the following:
- a CDS encoding Rpn family recombination-promoting nuclease/putative transposase, which encodes MKHNIDPTIDCVFKALLGDEVNKNLLIHFLNAVMKPKKNEEIVKVTILNPYNEKEFLSDKLSIVDVKACDHVGRTFQIEIQLSIHSGLKSRIVYGWSDIYSSQLKEGQSYSQLKPVITIWLMTEDLFPEKEGFYYHFRLLDAANNVFLNEDCSIHILDLKKFNKSVIANEMERWMLFFKDAKNIDYENPPNFMNTEEMRQAMETLKRFSEKEKEYFLYQSRMNYLRVQKTIEEDMEKLRRDMARLKLEKEAIEQKKEAIEQEKEAIEQEKEAIEQEKEAIEQEKEAIEQERKLALIREQEAKAKEQEALQRERTLIEKLKSMGINPD
- a CDS encoding calcium-translocating P-type ATPase, PMCA-type gives rise to the protein MEYNFKGLGPSEVEKSRKEHGSNTITSQDVETFWEKLIDNFKDPMILILVIALGIVTVLAVFGYAEWYEGVGIASAVVLATFVATASEHKNEQTFQKLQEEASKIHVNVFRGDGVIRLGIDDVVVDDLVLLQPGDKICADGKLIAGEIKVNQAMFTGEPKAVKKEAGDSDADPHDPSHPNRVLRGTTVEDGEAVIKVDLVGDKTHFGMLAKELTPEDRKGPLRVKLGKLADDIAMFGYIGASFIVVAFMFKVVFMDNNFQTDLILQYISNWKQFAYDISTAAILAVIIIVVAVPEGLPMMIAIVLSQNMRKLLNSNVLVRQLLGIETTGSLNLLFCDKTGTITKGKLEAVNFMVIDGNKKSNLIQYSNFNEIPEVLKKPLDLNLRENGLCVINPHAEKETDRLIGGNLTERALLQFIGADKNKAIYSDHIPKLLVQVNFNPERKFSAAQVELDTKKIILVKGAAEKILDGCSLYYNTDGNIVELPDEIKANVLNETNKKAEEGFRIIGVATSDSNIEDENVLPKNLALLGFISLRDELREEAKTAIETLTRAGIHVVMLTGDRLGTARAISRDVGLITSDKDIVIESADLAKMSDDEISKVIPDLKVIARCLPKDKKRLVTIAQNLGLVVGMTGDGVNDSPALSKADIGFGMGSGSEVAKEASEIVILDDNISSIANGVHYGRTIYRSIQKFITFQLTVNVGAILIAFLGPFLGFKLPLTMIQLLWINLIMDTLAALAFSGEPPLPKHMAEKPKKREENIIEGYMWSSILINGIFITLMSVMFLKSTAIRSFFNSDASFLTGFFGFFVFINNFNKFNVRVDDMDLFHHIFENKGFLRVVTIIFVVQIIITYFGGDMFRTVPLALSEWIFITCLAFLIIPFDAVRKSITILLS